A stretch of the Ictidomys tridecemlineatus isolate mIctTri1 chromosome 5, mIctTri1.hap1, whole genome shotgun sequence genome encodes the following:
- the Frmd5 gene encoding FERM domain-containing protein 5 isoform X9: MGWILTHVRMCQEMLHFWPSLLLGLLFFKETRGSTSLNAIHWAGGFKDFSTITPKPLSWNEVTKLKFEGKTFYLYVSQKEEKKIILTYFAPTPEACKHLWKCGIENQAFYKLEKSSQVRTVSSSNLFFKGSRFRYSGRVAKEVMESSAKIKREPPEIHRAGMVPSRSCPSITHGPRLSSVPRTRRRAVHISIMEGLESLRDSAHSTPVRSSSHGDTFLPHVRSSRADSNERVAVIADEAYSPADSVLPTPVAEHSLELMLLSRQINGATCSIEEEKESEASTPTAAEVEALGGELRALCQGHGGPEEEQVNKFVLSVLRLLLVTMGLLFVLLLLLIILTESDLDIAFFRDIRQTPEFEQFHYQYFCPLRRWFACKIRSVVSLLIDT; this comes from the exons GATGTGTCAGGAAATGCTGCATTTCTGGCCTTCACTCCTTTTGGGTTTGTTGTTCTTCAAGGAAACAAGAGGGTCCACTTCATTAAATG CCATTCACTGGGCTGGTGGCTTCAAGGATTTTTCTACAATAACCCCTAAGCCCCTTTCCTG GAATGAAGTGACCAAGCTGAAATTTGAAGGAAAGACTTTCTATTTATATGTAAGTCAGAAAGAG gaaaagaaaattattctcacTTATTTTGCTCCAACTCCAGAAGCCTGCAAGCACCTCTGGAAATGTGGAATTGAGAACCAAGCCTTCTACAA GCTGGAGAAATCAAGCCAAGTCCGCACAGTGTCCAGCAGCAATTTATTCTTTAAAGGGAGCCGGTTCCGATACAG TGGCCGAGTTGCAAAGGAAGTAATGGAATCGAGTGCCAAGATCAAACGAGAGCCACCGGAAATACACAG AGCAGGGATGGTTCCCAGCCGGAGCTGTCCTTCTATAACCCATGGCCCACGGCTGAGCAGTGTCCCCAGGACCCGCAGAAGAGCTGTTCACATCTCCATCATGGAAG GCCTCGAGTCCCTACGGGACAGTGCCCATTCCACCCCGGTGCGTTCTTCTTCCCACGGAGACACCTTTCTGCCTCACGTGAGAAGCAGCCGGGCAGACAGCAACGAGCGAGTAGCTGTGATTGCAGATGAGGCCTACAGCCCTGCAGACAGCGTGCTGCCCACCCCTGTGGCTGAGCACAGTCTGGAGCTGATGCTGCTTTCCCGGCAGATCAATGGAGCCACCTGCAGCattgaggaggagaaggagtctGAGGCCAGCACCCCAACTGCTGCAGAGGTGGAGGCCCTTGGAGGAGAGCTGAGGGCCCTGTGTCAGGGGCACGGCGGGCCAGAGGAGGAACAGGTGAATAAGTTTGTTTTAAGTGTCCTCCGTTTGCTCCTTGTGACCATGGGACTCCTCTTTGTTTTGCTCCTCCTCCTGATCATCCTTACCGAGTCTGACCTTGACATTGCCTTTTTCCGAGATATCCGCCAGACCCCAGAGTTTGAACAATTCCACTATCAATACTTTTGTCCCCTCAGGCGATGGTTTGCCTGCAAAATCCGCTCAGTGGTGAGCCTGCTCATTGACACCTGA